The DNA region TATCGTGCATAACACGTGGAAGCAGATTTCTTATCTCGATGGCATTTCGTTAATGGCCAATCTACTTAATCCTAACTCGGGTAATTAGATGCGCGGTACTTTTATCTTTGAAAGGCTTGGATTAAGCTACCACCCGGTTATATCCACTTCAAATGTAACGGAGGCTTCGTTTTAAcagcatttttataaattagagTAAAGTTTTGTATTAGAGTCTGTGTGCTGTGGGCTaccttacattccacgactcttctctttccgcacacagTATAACACGACcggttttgacgaccggtctggcctagtgggtagtgaccctgcctgcgaagccgatggtcctgggttcgaatcccagtaagagcatttatttgtatgatgatacagatatttgttcctgagtcatgggtgttttctatgtatttaagtatttgtataatatatgtatatcgttgtctgagtacccacaacacaagccttcttgagcttactgtgggacttagtcagtctgtgtaagaatgtcctataatatttatttatttatttataacagcaGGGGGGCAAACGAAACTTAAGTAAGGTACATGTACTGGTGCTctacgcggtcccagtacatgtcatcttgaaacttaagtcattatcaatagaggtgacagcatgGTGTCATCTATTGCGCAtcagcatgtcgagcactagtacgtttaccttaatgtATGGAAACATCAGTCACGTGAATTTCAGTAGCATCTATCATTTCGATTGTAGTATATCACAATACTACATGTAGGTAGACATAACTAATAAGTTATAGATATAAATATGTGGGTATGCCGTTCGCCCTTGACCATGTTTTTAGTTTAGAATAAGCCGCCATCGAAGTCACATCGTGTTTCTTTACACCGCCCTTTACATACATATCAtttggcgcagtcggtaggatacGAACCTACGCTCCCGAAGGGAGTCTGATTTCCATTCAGATTTTTTTATctttgtcatcttggctaggttaAGCCCCCGTAAGTAAAACAAGTAATAGATTTTAGCACGAAATTACAATAaacttgtatttttatataagtataagaCAAGAGAAATGGGGTAAAAAATAAAGCATAGAATAGAGGACAGATTTAAACccaaacaaatttttaatttcggGCCTTTTTCTAGGTTCAAAGGGtaaaaaaccgagcaagtgcgagtcggactcgcgcacgaagggttccgtaccataatgcaacaaaaaaaaaaacaaaaaaagcaaaaaaaaaaaacggtcacccatccaagtactgaccactcccgacgttgcttaactttggtcaaaaatcacgtttgttgtatgggagccccatttaaatctttattttattctgtttttagtatttgttgttatagcggcaacagaaatatatcatctgtgaaaatttcaactgtctggttatcacggttcgtgagatacagcccggtgacagacggacggacggacggacggacggacggacggacggacggacagcgaagtcttagtaatagggtcccgttttaccctttgggtacgaaaccctaaaaacgggaccctctattactatgactccgctgtccgtttgCCTGTCTGTcaatttctattgccgctataacagcaaatactaataacagaataaaataaatatttaagttggGCTCCCACACAACAAACTTGATTCttttgcagttttttgcgtaatgcacttgaccggttttattgaataattgaactatatttttctaaaattaaCTTACCCTAGAAAACTTTAAATCCCAAAAGTCACTGCCAAATAAATCGTGCGATTTTTTGAACTAGTGCGATGTTACTGCGGTAAGTGGCGACGGTTAAATGCGGTTGTTGCCGAGTTATGTTATGGGTGGTATCGGCAGGCAGGGGCGCTCGAGCGGAAGACGGCCCGCGGCCCACGGAGCTATGCGTGCGACAGCTCGCCCTCCGCTCCTGTCCCGGGACGGAACGGGCGTAAGGGTTCGCATCCACAAGGCATGGAACGATGATAAGCAACTGATAgcatacttttttaataataatttgatgcataagtaatacataggcagcCAGTATAGACAATGTGGTTTTATTTGGAAAGCTTATATTTTTATCAGATATTACGTGTATTGATTTAAACTTTAAGATTAAGACGAATAAATCGTATATTgcttttacaaaacatttaatgtaggtacttatattgcATAATCTTAAGCGTGCGTGGAaagtaagttttattttttattttacgatAAAGCCGATTAAATTAAAGGCCCAAATAGTAATTATGTCAATGAGTTAGGTACTATAATGTGCCGAAACCCTTTATCCCACTACACATTCAGTGCATTTTGGGAAACGAAAACACAGTATTGCTACGAAGttctacgccgtagcccgtagcgaATAAATTTCGTATGTAGGgaattgaattattaaaatataaataaataaattattatagcaGAACAGTGAGCAATCGCCTTTACCGCCGTAAGTACGTTCTAGTCTATTTTATTGTGcatcataacattcataacataaaaatatgatTATGACTATACTTTTTAGATTGTTATAGTTTGTCGtcttatttttatatgttatgTAACGAAGTTGTCTAAATCTGATCTTGTGCGGGTATATAATaagatacttaggtacctagcaTAAAAGCTAATTGCAGATATTTACCTAATTAAGAAATAACAGTGACAAGCCTAACATAAATAGTTAAACACTCATAAATATATAGACTTCACTTTTAACTAAAATCAGTTCTACTCGTAATAATCGTATCGATGCCTAATAGGAAAATGTATAAACTCGTACTGAACACTTCAATATGTAAAtaggccctaaggcaagtgtacacgctcgtAGGGGCCTTatcagataaaattaaattattgattaataGGTATCTCAGAAATGGACTTAATTAGAATAatgtgtctttgagaaagttacttaatttaagctcgGGAATGCActcttgaaattaacggaaataagaAAGCACGGTGTATAGTCGATGAGGGGATGTAGACTAATGTAACGTGACAGGTCTCGTTGCATGGTGAAATGTCAGCGTAGAGCGTAGGTGTGTGGGTTCAATAAATGGACCAATTTCACGTAGCTTGTCCAGTTCGTTGACGTGAGCAAACTATCACAATATATTATTTagcataggtatacatataagtaattatgttattttaataaaagtttattataaattaaGTTAATTCAGACTGAGAGAAGAGGTGATttagataatttaataaaagttGTTCTTTCTTTCTAGTACGCGAGTACTTATAGCATTTATTTACGACATTACAAGTATTTTATATTACGAAATTTGGGAAATTCATCCATAAATTTTACATAACAAAACTTACCTTGTTTATTGGGCTCTAGGTACAGACTCGCGTGAGGTAAAGttcagttaaaattaaataagtacctacattacataCAATAACGCCTAATATGGGTCTATCTGTAGTCTGTAGCTCACGAAAGTCGATGAaggtaaataaaatgtataaaatagatTCCGTCACTTGTTTTGCTTGATatattaagtttttattttttatttttacatgtgaaccACTTCGTAAAtgtgttagttttattttaggccACAAGGGTACGGCGTTTCATCCGGCCTAGGGACGGGGGAGCAGGGCGGCTGCCCTCGCAGCCAGTCCTTCAGCGCTCCAAGTTGGTGCTCCACGGCCTGCTTGGCTGTCCCGCCCGCGGTCGAGTACTGCTCCACACTTGATTCCCACGAGAACAAGGAGGCCAGCTCTTTCTCTGTACCGAATTCCGGACTGAAAATTAAGATACAAtgttatttagtaaataaaatataggcatttgtaggtactttaaaaaatCAAGTAATTTTTGCAGCAAAATTGAAGTATTTATGTGAAGCCCGGGGGGAGTAGGGTATAGTGCATCACGGATTACGTGCTCTGCACTACTtgcatgtaggtacagtcagcagcagaagttgctaagcgggtcaggtgttcaaaatgatcttgacgcgactttatttttaagagaataagagcgtgtcaaggttattttgaacacctcaccagcttagcaactattgctgctgactgtaagtGTACATACACATAACATTTCTCGCCAATAACAGTAATTGGTTACATTTTGGTCACGTGACCAGGAGAAATTGATTAGTTATAACAACTAATTGATCGTTCCTTTTATGCAAGTGATAGTTTATGTCTACCTTATTGCAACATATTCGTTATGCGGCAATCCTTGCAAGTCGACGCCAAGCTCCGAGGCGCGGCGTAAAGCAACGCCGATCAAGTGATGCGCGCGGCGGAAAGGCACGCCACGGCGCACCAGTGCGTGTGCTAAGTCCGTCGCCAGCATGCCCGGCTCGAGACACCTAATTGCCCTGCTACTGTTCACCTGCAATATGTTTCGATCTAAAAATTATACTCAATAgctttttattaataatcacttaaaaaaatactaaaacaaaatataatccggttcgaaggaccattgCTTGTATTTGTGCCTTAGAGGCtaggttataaatgttataatagaCCTCGAAAATAAAGAGTTGTGCACACTATGTTTTAAACTATGATAAATAGAAATGATAACTTCAGAGAATTAAAATGATAATGATTATTTAGAAATACAAAGTTACAAACCTCCATTGTGCAAATAGTCCCCGCGGTGACTTTGATACAATCGAGCAATCTATCATAAGATCTGAACAATATCTCTTTATCAGACTGCAAGTCCTTATTGTACGTGCTCGGTAGTCCTTTAAGTACACAGCTGAACGAGAAACTGTTTCCAAGCAGTAGACCGGCGGCACCTCGGACCAGCTCCAAGCCATCGGGGTTCCGCTTTTGAGGCATTAGACTGGAGCCAGTGGAAAATTGATCAGAAAGACGGACTATTCCAAATTCTTGCGAGCTATAAATGATTAAATCTTCCGATAGCCTGCTGAGGTGCAAGCCACATAGGGCCGCCCAGTTTAGGAACTCCACTGAAATATAAAGGCACAACAGTAAGTTtggtttaaaaataatctaaGACCATGCTCATGCTCTTGGTCTGCATGCAGTTTGTTAGGTCCTCCACCTATACAACATGTAGGTCCTTGTGAATGTGACTACACATTAAATAACCAAACAAGTGGTATCGAGTTACCAATATGATCTCGCGAAGAGACGGCGAACATGGAGTTGGGTGTGATATCTTGGAATCCAAGGGACCGAGCGAGCCTGGAGCGGTCGATCGGTAGCGCACAACCCGCTATGGCGCCGCTGCCCAGCGGACACCTCGAGAGACGGCCCATCTGCTCGTCCAGTCTCATCACGTCGTCACGGAGACCCCATGCATAGCTGTTTGATATTTGAAGAAAACAATATACttattgtaaagtatttagcgcCTGATGGAATGTATTTAAGTGGAAGTATTTCCCGTCGCTTTTTCACTTAAATCAGTCCCATTTGTCCCCGACTTCTGTTTGGCGGCGGTCACGTGGAGCGGGGACAAATGCGTATACACCTTTAAGTGTGAAATAAACAGGCCGATAGGACTGGACTAGAAGCAAATGAAAATATGTACAAAGTGCTAAGTATAAAACGAACCAATACTCGTACCTTAATAGGAATTGACTCCAACGAATTGGTTGAGCACGTTGGAGATGCGTATAACCTGGAGCGATAATGTTTAATTCGTTCCTTGCTCGCTTGATTAGAACCTGAAAACAAACCATTAATCAATATAGTTGTTGCATCTGACATGCCTGGTATAAATTGTATTTAAGCagcaggtatttaaaaaatacctCAATAAGCTGCTTGAGAGTGGCACCCAGCGTCGGCAGTGAAGTCAGCATCCACAGCCTAGTATCCGTGGCTGACTGGTCGTTGCGGCTACGTGCGGTGTGCAAGCGCAGCGCCGCATCGCCCGCGTGCGCGTGCAGTCTCCGCTCCACCACTGAGTGGATGTCCTCTTCGGGGTCGTTGAGGCGACCGGATTGGGACAGCTCCTTTTCAATGTCTTTTTCTACCTGGAAATAGGAAAAGTACGTACGTACGTAGTTATGGTACGAAACTTGATACTAGACAGGTATAAGGATCAATATAAGTATTCAGGCTCCTCTTAGAATCAACCTCCGCGTAGCTGGTATCTATCCGTCAGTTTCAGTACGGCAAACCACCGTACCTAACATGTTCTAGAAAATGTCAAGAGAAAACTCAACGTACTTTATCAAGTCCACTTTGGATGGCGCTGTTATCTTGTTCAGACAGGTGTCCGCTACGGTGTAACTCGCGCGCCCAGGCCCGGCTGCCGGCGATATCTTCTCTGTACAAACGGGAATCGACTGCCAGTGAGTCGTTCAGCCGCCGTAGTACTGCTGAGGGCTCCTCGGAGAAGCAACCGCCCCATAGCTGgtatctgtccgtctgtttcAGTATATAGAAATTTTAGAAgtcaattttaaataattaggtaTGTGTGCGGATTTAGGAAACTTACCTACCGTCTGCTCGCCTTATGAGTTTAATTTAACTAAGTATATACCTATCTGATAAGGCGAGTGCTTACAGTAAACGAAGAGGCAAGTCAATAAAACATAAAGCAAAAATAGTTAAAAATGGTATCCATGAGAGCAAATACCGTGTCGTGCTTACATTAAGACCTCTTAGCAAGCGTATGATTCCAAAGTTGTACCACTAGCGCAGTGATCAGCTGACGTGAAGAATAACTCAAATGCATAAATGCAAAATACTGTACACTTGTGACAAGAAGCGATAATTTCTACTGTCTAATAAAGAAAACCTTTCAGAACGGGTGTGATAGTGTGGTGTAGAATTATTAAAGTAGGCaggtaaggtaggtacttacgttaGACATCGAATATGCTTCTGACCGTATCGaagtaaaattacaaaaaattgtatttctttTCCTTGTCAGTCAACGAATTTAAACATACTGCTAGTACGAAACAGCTGCGATACTGAAAGTCTAATAGAGAGATGGTTCATGAGGTTATCAATACTTATTCATTAACGTTATCTCGACGCTGGTAACTTTAGTGCAGCTTGTACAGAAATTTTGAATATAAACGGTGTCACTGTACGGATGAAACGAAAGGTCAAAATAATAGGAGTCGGACTAGGAACTACCTATCGATTTGATCAGTTGTATTGTATGTTCAGCGAAAATTTCGGAAAAAAAATCGATTTTGTGTTCTGAACCGTACTAAACTAAGTTTTGTAACTTGACtcattttaataggtatatatataaatgtacCTAGTTAACTTTTATACTATGATTTTTTGTATAGGTGTGCAAATAAAGAGATACATAGGTACTGTACTGAATCGGAGTCGAAAATGACCTTTCAAAGTAATGGCCACGATAACCAAACCTACTACATaattgaccgagcgttagcgaaggtctccctttcagcttgggcaaaaatgttcgtatgtccggatgttctcctctactgGTCCCAATTCTCAACAGATTCTCGTAAATATTTGTGAACAGGTTCGATGAATATGAAATAGTACCTATTTTGTGTCGATTCAGTTTTTGGAAGGTTTCCAAAATGACggaaacatacatttaatttaattttaaggcgTACGCGCGAGGTGTAATGTGTTTCATTCAGTTTACAAATAGTAAGCGAGATGACGCTGCTCTGAGTGTAGTTAAGATTTTTGCATGACTGATGAGTAAAGGCGGTGTTAGTAGATTAGATAGCGCTTGTTCAAATAGCCCGCGCCTTCACTTGCACCGGATACAAGCACACGCAATTCTAGTGCAACAAGGCTGAAGATACTGCCCACGCTAGTAGCTCACACCTTGCACATATGCACTTGTATGTTTCACCTACTGCCGGCCCCGTGTGCAAATAATTAACACTAAAACGgctagtctgtgcggaaagagaagagtcgtggcagaaacgggaactaacattttaaattttatatggcaatcaatcctttgacacctgtcttgtaaaaagtaaacaaacttctgtcaatgtatatttttattaacaaaaaccgcaagttttatgtataaaatattttcaaaacacgataaaaccgtacataaaaccacaaggaaaattatatttaacattgttcggttttgtcagcgggaagaaaacggctaaacgccgactatcgacttacaaaaagtcgcggaacgtgtttccgctattcgcgggtattgatgttgtatttaatattaaataattacctatttaataagccccctaaatAACTTGTCTctggtacataatcggtaagtatattcattcaaaatatattaattttcataaatatgcatcattcatgatctttaaaataactgacaaatagtcttgatacttgccattttatgcatatttatatgtaatttctttttcaggattgtgtaaaagtatcTACGGTATCtagaataaaagaccgctaagtaggtgatatgcaagaattcgtaatctacgtgccggattcaagcacatccagttcagatgaagatagttctatgagtatccctggttgttttgaaggtGTGCCCTTATTTTACCGCCAAATTTTTTGCAGAATTTTGTTAtacagaaaattattaataGAATAATCGAATCACacatttttgttacaattaattctgtttcttcgattattcatttcaaagaaacatattttgtaacttCTGCAGAAAATCTGCAGAAAAatttacggcaaaataaaggtaaacccgttttgaagctagctcaaacataaagtgacattgaatattttaattcagacttcgattacaaagaataaaactttttcttataaaatatttcttcATTTGTAAGTTcctttactaggttctgaataaaactttttctaataaaatatttctttatttgtaggttctgttagtacataatacaaatgtacacatacattacaagtcaagtttacaatgggtgaaatatatcccagataaaattacagttctattgcccaatttctacccgatctacccggttttaataactgttggactgcacagattaggcagtacataaatgagactcgtatcttgtttagtactaaaattacagttgtattgggcagattcttaactagttttagcagttttgtcaatcgcagtcacttttcagt from Cydia fagiglandana chromosome 6, ilCydFagi1.1, whole genome shotgun sequence includes:
- the LOC134665582 gene encoding argininosuccinate lyase → MSNTDRYQLWGGCFSEEPSAVLRRLNDSLAVDSRLYREDIAGSRAWARELHRSGHLSEQDNSAIQSGLDKVEKDIEKELSQSGRLNDPEEDIHSVVERRLHAHAGDAALRLHTARSRNDQSATDTRLWMLTSLPTLGATLKQLIEVLIKRARNELNIIAPGYTHLQRAQPIRWSQFLLSYAWGLRDDVMRLDEQMGRLSRCPLGSGAIAGCALPIDRSRLARSLGFQDITPNSMFAVSSRDHIVEFLNWAALCGLHLSRLSEDLIIYSSQEFGIVRLSDQFSTGSSLMPQKRNPDGLELVRGAAGLLLGNSFSFSCVLKGLPSTYNKDLQSDKEILFRSYDRLLDCIKVTAGTICTMEVNSSRAIRCLEPGMLATDLAHALVRRGVPFRRAHHLIGVALRRASELGVDLQGLPHNEYVAISPEFGTEKELASLFSWESSVEQYSTAGGTAKQAVEHQLGALKDWLRGQPPCSPVPRPDETPYPCGLK